The following coding sequences are from one Desulfosoma caldarium window:
- a CDS encoding selenium metabolism-associated LysR family transcriptional regulator has product MDIRRLEVFCRVVELGSFTKAAEAVLLSQPTISEHIKTLEEMVGERLVDRLGREVAPTPAGKILYRYAKKIIQIKEEAVQAMAAYRGDLAGTVHVGASTIPGNYILPRLIGSFKQHHPAVQISVFIGATKEVAEAVADGKQELGLVGSQWKDRRLSFERIFADELVLAVPRNHPWASLPSIPVERLAEEPFIARHRGSGTRMVTYEILEKAGFDTSRLRVVAEMSTTEAVRQSIKAGIGISILSRQAVAEDAAHGSVRLVAIDGVTFHRAFYLVKRRGREPSPVSEALERHLKAHNDHPFPEKF; this is encoded by the coding sequence ATGGACATTCGCCGATTGGAAGTTTTCTGCCGTGTCGTGGAACTGGGCAGCTTCACCAAAGCCGCCGAGGCCGTGCTTTTGTCACAGCCGACCATTAGCGAACACATCAAGACCCTAGAAGAGATGGTGGGAGAACGGCTTGTGGACCGGCTAGGCCGGGAAGTCGCCCCTACCCCGGCGGGAAAAATTCTTTATCGCTACGCCAAGAAGATCATTCAGATCAAGGAAGAGGCCGTGCAAGCCATGGCAGCGTACCGAGGGGATCTGGCCGGGACGGTGCACGTGGGCGCCAGCACGATTCCGGGCAACTATATCCTTCCCCGGCTCATCGGATCGTTCAAACAACACCACCCGGCGGTCCAGATCAGCGTCTTCATTGGAGCCACCAAAGAGGTGGCCGAAGCCGTCGCCGACGGAAAACAGGAATTGGGCCTGGTGGGATCTCAGTGGAAAGATCGGCGTTTGAGTTTCGAGCGCATCTTCGCCGACGAACTGGTCTTGGCCGTGCCCCGAAACCATCCTTGGGCTTCGTTGCCATCGATCCCTGTGGAGCGGCTGGCCGAGGAACCCTTCATAGCACGGCACCGAGGTTCTGGAACGCGCATGGTCACTTATGAAATTCTGGAAAAGGCGGGGTTCGACACGAGCCGGCTCCGCGTCGTCGCCGAAATGAGCACCACCGAAGCCGTGCGCCAAAGCATCAAGGCAGGAATCGGCATCTCCATCCTTTCCCGCCAGGCCGTGGCCGAAGATGCAGCCCACGGCAGCGTCCGTCTCGTGGCCATCGATGGCGTCACCTTTCACCGGGCCTTTTACCTGGTCAAGCGCCGAGGTCGAGAACCGTCGCCGGTCAGCGAAGCGTTGGAACGGCACCTTAAGGCGCACAATGACCATCCTTTTCCAGAAAAGTTCTAA